TTCTGTTCAAACAACCACATTTTGTCAAAAGATCCAAAtatcagatgtaaaaaaaaactaaaactttcACCTGATTCTTTCAGTTTGAAGCTTCCTATCCTGATGGCCTGTGTCCAGGATGGAGCATCATCCTAAAAGGACAGCCTAGCTCAGAAGCCGATAAGTAAGTCTGGCACAAGGGTCCTGACCATGAAATAATAGAGAAGTCCTTGAACACACTATGTCCTTTCAGCAAGTCTGTGGAGAAATGTAGAATGGAAGGGGTGTAATATTTTTCGGAAAGCCCGATTCTCAAGTGGTAGATATTAGTTTTCCAGGGTTATGATGCCGAATATGTTTTCTTTGACCTTTATGGATGACTATATGAAAGTGACATACCAGATGATCAGACAGTGTGCAAATCATCTAACAGAAACCTTTAAGGATATTTGTACTTATAAAATGTGTTGTCATATATCAGGCTTCCCTCAGTGTTTATTTTGCAATAGGGAAATCATCAATACTGGTGGAAATATAAAAGGACTGGATTCCAAGTAAAGAAGCagaatacacaaaaacacaattcatGTGTTCAAATCCAGTTCCTGTGTCTAAATCCAAGTGAATTTAAAGCAGTTAAGCAGCAACATTTCAAAGAGACAGCTCTTAATCCTGCTGAAAGTTATGTATGAACGTTACTATTCCCTATCCAAAGTGGGAAGACAGTTAAGAACACAAGACGTTAATAACTCTGAGGAGTTCATACTTTAAAGTTCCTGGTGAAAGAGAAATCTCCAAAGACAATTACACAAATTGGCATAATTACAAAGCTGCTTTTGGGACACTAACAAGTCAGGAATATGTGTTGCGGAGCAATTTAACACTTTAAGAATGGCTTTCCACTGAGAATTTTTCTTAcactggacattttttttatagatcttTATAGTCTAAAACACAACACAGGGCAAACGAAAAGAAGAGCTGGATTTCTAGATTGTTGTCTGCAATCTTTTCCATGCTAAATTGTCAATGGGCACATGGAAAATGTAGGACCAGTGAAACACAGCTGGTGGTTCATTACTGGAGGTATATCTAAACTGACACAGTTGACCAAGTCCCATCAGCCAGATTGCTCAAAATCCAATTGCCTCTGACTCCTAAATTATCCCTACACCATCACTAATGTGTCTTTCTGACTCAAGGTTTGAGATCAATTTCCTGTGTGATCAGGACAACAGAATAGCCTTTCATTTCAACCCCCGCTTTTCTGAATCAGACATAGTCTGTAACTCCTTCCTCACGAACCACTGGGGACAAGAAGAGAGATGTACAAACTTTCCTTTTGGCACCAATGAGCCTTTTCAGGTGAAGaaaaattgttattattattatctcatactatatatatatatatatatatatatatatatatatatatatatatatatatatatatatatatatatatatgatgttcATAAACTGAATGCAGTCtattttctccattttcttcCCAAGCAGATTGAAATCGATTCAGACGATGACAACTTCTATGTTTACATTGATGACACAAAGGTTATGCAGTATAAGCATCGAGTCAAGGACCTGAAGAACATCACAAAAATCCAAGTGGTGAATGATATCAACATCTCCTCTGTGGAGATCatgaagaaacatttttacTAAAATTGTGAAGGAATGGAGGCTTAAATATTTCCTCTGGGAAGCATAAGCGAAAATGAGCCTCTGCTTGTTTACAGTGGATTACTGCCTGTCTTGTGGTTTGTGTTAATTTtagaaattaaataatgacTAACAATCATTATCCTTTTGGATCCATTTCTTGCTGTTGGTCTCTTGGCAGTGTGAATAATAATTTCCTCAAATATCACCAGAAATGTCCAGTGCAAATTAATGCTTTATAAATGATGTTAAATGgctgctttaaaatatttacaccaTGTATCACCTCATACACATAAAGATATTGACTGCCAAAGAAAAGTGTCACTTAATTATTGTAtgatatacaatacaaaccataAACATTAGACCACAGtgacaaaaagacaaagaacGAACTAAGAACGAAGAGGTGTCATTCAAAACCAACTGTTTTCTTTGATTCTCAGAgagtttaaaaacaattaaaagaatGGGACCTATTTGTAAATCTAGACAATACGGACAATAGAacatatgtggacacctgaccaataCTCTCATATTTGAATTTCCAGATTTTGTAGCCACAAAGCTGGATCCATACAATGGCAAGAATGATTGTTTATGCTGTTCAGTGGAACCTCAGAGCTCGCaggcctcagcgctcgcgacctcgcatgctcgcgactttcattccgaccggcgactctcattcagatcggctcgtgagcaacatgagctgctcaaaacgctagttttaacatttctaatcaaggtttatctcattaaaacacacttcagcatacaatataaagtgagtacccattactgtattttctgtactgtattgtactgtattttctgtacttctctactgcatactttactgtacctgtactttattttttttaattaagcattgtaattgctgttaatttacataaagtattgttaaaatagtctaataattaagtgttatggagtgaaatagtgttatttactcatttaaatcgatttcgtatagtgttctttgggtttttactgggttggaaggggcgtatcaaaaggtcgcgaaaattcggaacttgcgaccggtcttggtccctaacccttgtgagctccgaggttccactgtattagaATTTCCCTTTACAGAACAGAAGAggaacaaacctgttccagcatgatagaactctgacctcaccCCCAATGGACACATTTGGGATAAGCCAAAACATTGATTACACCCCAGTCCTGCTAGCCCTAACATGTCTGATCTCTAACCCTACCTGATTTCACTAATGTTCCAATGAGATCAGTGAAAAATCTAATGAAAAGCTTTCCCAGGAGAATGTAGCTTAATTTAAACAGCAAAGCAAAAACTAAgtaaaaattagaaattaaGCACTAGAGATTTTGTTCACattagatatttgtgtaaaccGATGTAGTGTAGAAACTATGTGTAGTCTGCACCTTGTGACTGTCATTATGTgactatccatctatctatctatctatctatctatctatctatctatctatctatctatctatctatctatctatctatctatctatctatctatctatctatctatagcaTTAGATATggcaataaaaatgttgtattaGACTGTTAGTAggtaaatgaatattttttaaataattcattttaaaaatgataaaaacctgcaaaatgataagaaaaaataatatgaaCGTGACTCATGGAGCTTCTGTTTAGTGAGTCGCACTTGCGCATTAGCAGTTTGagccgcacaaacacacagagagagagcgagagagaggaagagagagagagagagagagagaggaagagagagggagggagagggagagagagggagggagggaggtatAGGCAGACAGTCAGATGCATCACTTtcagcagcagtgagtgttCTCCAGAAGAAAAGCGTGCATAATTCAACCATGCCATACGGAGGTCGCAAGTAAAAATGATCTTTTCCCGGAAGGAAAAAATGGGACCAGTTGTGCACCTCTTGCCGGAATCATTTTCTGCAGTCATCATGGTACGTCCTCACTTTTCTAACAAATGTCTTAATGCAAAAGTGCCCGTGCATCATGTTAATTACTGTGATGCACAttcatttaaagaaagaaatgcaaaagttGCGTTTCTAAAGTAGTATTCTTGCTATCTCCCATATATCTGGGAAAAACAGTGTGTTTCTGTATGCGCTACTGATTTCAAGCATCATGAGTGGTCACTGAAAAAAGCACCCCTGTGAAGTAAATGCTACTCTACAGACAGCATGGCACTTACTATTGCTTGCACCCACACAcgttttcagtaaaaaaaatagcaaaatgtgTTGAAAGTGTACCATCTAACATCTTGTTTTATTGTAGGGCAGCTGGATAAATTGTGGAAAGGTTCTTTTCGGTACACTTCTGCGACTGCTGGAAGGTGAAATAATGGACGGCTACAGTGACATGTACTGAGCCATGCTGGCAATTAAAAATCCGAAGCTCCAGTTGTACCGTCTCAGCCTGCTTCAAGCTTGAGCACTTGGGGATGTGTGGAGATTTGGGTTCGCGTGATTAAAACTTAAAGATGAATTGCTCTGAATTTAATTACAATAGTCCGATGTTGTCAATAAATGGCTCATTCATCAGTGGGGAGAGTAGTGTTTTGTTTTCACAACAGAACAGTGAACTGGAAAGAGCGTTATTATTGACCATCCAGGAGCCAACTACTATCTCGCTGACTGTAATGTACTCACTGTCATTTTTGGTTGGCTTTATGGGGAATCTCACAGCGATTCGGATGCTCACCAGCCAAAGAAACAGGAGGGTGCAAAGTGTCAGCGCTACAAAGAGTTTACTGATCAACTTGGCCGTCTGTGATCTGATGGTAGTCTGCATCTGCATGCCCATCACCCTGGGCCATACCATCTACACAGCCTGGGTGTATGGGGATCTGCTCTGTAGGGCGGTGCCTTTCATCCAGGCTGTCTCAGTGTCAGCAAGTGTACTGAGTCTAACTGTCATCAGTGTGAATAGGTATTACAGTGTCCACAGCCCACTGAATGCTCGCTCCTTTTTCACCCAGAGAAAGATCTACATTACCATTAGTGTTGTGTGGATTCTGAGTTCCAGCATCTGTTCCCCTCTTCTATTCATGATCAAGTTGGATGAGATCTGTTTAATAAACACTGCTGTTCCAGTCTGCAGAGAACTGTGGCCACAAATGAGGCTCAAGCAGGTTTATAATGTGCTCCTCTTCATCACGCTCTACTGCATACCTGTGGCTTTTAACCTGACTATCAGTTTCCTTACGGGACAGAAGCTCTGGAGGGCATCAAAGCATTTCAATGACTTTGACCCTCACAGTCAGGTGATGTATGCTTCATGTTTAAAGACACGGAAGAAGATCGCAAAAGTGGTCGTCACCCTGGTCCTACTCTTCGCTGTCTCCTGGCTGCCCCTGTATGTGACTGATATCTTAATTGACCATGAGACGCATCCCCCACACTGGATCCTACAGACCCGGCCATTCGCCCAGTGGTTGGGACTAACCAATTCCAGCCTCAACCCCATATGCTACTGTTTCCTTGGGGATCTGCATCGCAGTGCCAAGGTCATCAAGTCCAAGTACAACCAGCGTATGCTCTCTCTCCTAAGCACTTCAAGCTCCACCAAGCTCCCAAGACTGCTCCTATTTAAGCGGCAGGCATCTAGCCAGAGGAAGGAGACTGGGGCACAGTTGTCTGAGGAAACACTCTCAGATTGGTGCTCGCACACAAGTGCGGGGGACTTCAACCAGATGGTGTCTCTTCAAAGCCTTTCTGAGAGGATAGAGTCTCAGAGCACACCTGATCTCAACAGTCTGTCAATAGAGAACATATCACCTATGGTATAACATGGCTAAAGGTTGTTCCTCAGTATTGAATGAAATATGGCTATGAAACTGCATGTGTGGGAAGGTTTTGATGGGAGCATGATTAACTAAGAGCATTACCCATAATTACTTTGCTCTGATTTCACACTTTCGTcatttaaaattgaaaaaaagtgtATGCATTGGACATGAATAATGATTTAGCAACATGTAATTTAAACTTCATCCTGTGGTGTCACCTTTGGCACAACTGTGCGTTTATGACTAATCGTTTTAAGTCAATTGAGAGCAAGAAAAGACTGCAACGTTTTAtccatggtaaaaaaaatgtcttaaaaactACTGCATTGTCCACTCTGGGCATTTTTTCTGAACTTCATATAAAATCTGTAAATGTTTGAATCAGTGTTAGTTAAtccatttttgtagttttaccTGCTATAGCTGTATACAGGATATTAGCAGCGGCATTGGAAAATATAAGCTCATTTGCACTGTTTACAATTGTCTTGTTTATGTAAATCAATTGTTATTGACTGTgattacatattttacatacagtattaaATGACAAATGTCAGACAATTCAAGCCAATCTGGTGTTGCATGCTTTTTCTCAACATGGAAATTGAGCAGAATGTAATTTCATTTGTATCTAACTGTGAAAGAAGGTCAATACTGAGTCTCATAAGAAATATTCTATAATTCCAG
This genomic interval from Silurus meridionalis isolate SWU-2019-XX chromosome 22, ASM1480568v1, whole genome shotgun sequence contains the following:
- the grifin gene encoding grifin → MALRFEASYPDGLCPGWSIILKGQPSSEADKFEINFLCDQDNRIAFHFNPRFSESDIVCNSFLTNHWGQEERCTNFPFGTNEPFQIEIDSDDDNFYVYIDDTKVMQYKHRVKDLKNITKIQVVNDINISSVEIMKKHFY
- the LOC124376234 gene encoding neuropeptide FF receptor 2, with translation MNCSEFNYNSPMLSINGSFISGESSVLFSQQNSELERALLLTIQEPTTISLTVMYSLSFLVGFMGNLTAIRMLTSQRNRRVQSVSATKSLLINLAVCDLMVVCICMPITLGHTIYTAWVYGDLLCRAVPFIQAVSVSASVLSLTVISVNRYYSVHSPLNARSFFTQRKIYITISVVWILSSSICSPLLFMIKLDEICLINTAVPVCRELWPQMRLKQVYNVLLFITLYCIPVAFNLTISFLTGQKLWRASKHFNDFDPHSQVMYASCLKTRKKIAKVVVTLVLLFAVSWLPLYVTDILIDHETHPPHWILQTRPFAQWLGLTNSSLNPICYCFLGDLHRSAKVIKSKYNQRMLSLLSTSSSTKLPRLLLFKRQASSQRKETGAQLSEETLSDWCSHTSAGDFNQMVSLQSLSERIESQSTPDLNSLSIENISPMV